In Candidatus Binatia bacterium, a genomic segment contains:
- a CDS encoding zinc-binding dehydrogenase — protein sequence MSIPAEALQLRSLLREDAQLELSLQMAPVPEPDADHVLVRMEATPINPSDLGLLFGMADMTQAEYGGTADAPVVTAPVGRGAMAMQKARLGQSLPVGNEGAGVVVAAASSDAAQALMGKTVSVVGGEMYSQYRVVPAFMCLLLNEGTTPRQGASCFVNPLTALGMVETMKDEGHSALVHTAAASNLGQMLNKICLADGVELVNIVRKTEQEDILREIGAKYICNSSDENFRKNLVEALATTNATLAFDATGGGELAGDILGAMEAAANQNATEFSGYGSTVHKQVYIYGGLDRSPTTLNRNFGMAWGLGGWLLTPFLGKIGIEAMQKLQQRVAAEIDTTFASHYSAEVSLAQALSPEAIADYGMQKTGHKYLINPSL from the coding sequence ATGTCGATTCCCGCTGAAGCCCTGCAATTACGTTCCCTCCTGCGCGAGGATGCCCAACTAGAACTGTCGCTCCAGATGGCACCCGTGCCGGAACCCGATGCGGATCACGTTCTGGTGCGCATGGAAGCAACACCTATCAATCCATCCGATCTCGGTCTGCTCTTCGGCATGGCCGATATGACGCAAGCCGAGTATGGCGGCACGGCCGACGCACCGGTTGTGACCGCCCCCGTGGGCCGCGGCGCGATGGCCATGCAAAAGGCACGACTGGGTCAGTCCCTGCCGGTGGGCAACGAAGGTGCGGGCGTTGTGGTCGCTGCAGCAAGCTCGGACGCGGCACAGGCCCTGATGGGCAAGACCGTCAGCGTCGTCGGCGGGGAGATGTACTCGCAATACCGGGTGGTGCCCGCATTCATGTGCCTGCTGCTCAACGAAGGGACCACCCCGCGACAGGGTGCCTCGTGTTTTGTGAACCCTCTGACCGCGCTCGGCATGGTCGAGACGATGAAAGACGAGGGCCATAGCGCGTTGGTCCATACGGCAGCGGCCTCCAATTTGGGCCAGATGCTCAACAAGATTTGTCTGGCCGACGGCGTGGAGCTTGTGAATATTGTGCGCAAAACCGAGCAGGAAGATATCCTGCGCGAAATCGGTGCGAAATATATCTGCAATTCATCCGACGAGAATTTTCGAAAAAATCTGGTCGAGGCACTCGCAACGACAAACGCCACTCTGGCCTTCGATGCCACCGGCGGAGGCGAACTCGCCGGCGACATTCTCGGCGCCATGGAAGCCGCCGCCAACCAGAACGCAACCGAATTCAGCGGCTACGGATCCACCGTACACAAGCAGGTCTATATCTACGGCGGCCTGGACCGATCGCCCACCACACTCAACCGCAACTTCGGCATGGCCTGGGGCCTCGGCGGCTGGCTCCTGACACCGTTCCTCGGAAAAATCGGCATCGAAGCGATGCAGAAACTCCAGCAACGCGTCGCCGCCGAAATCGACACGACTTTCGCCAGCCACTATAGTGCCGAGGTTTCTCTGGCGCAGGCGCTCTCGCCCGAGGCTATTGCCGACTACGGCATGCAGAAGACCGGTCATAAATACCTGATCAATCCATCGCTCTAG
- a CDS encoding glutamine synthetase beta-grasp domain-containing protein, which yields MKTKLEYIWLDGYKPTQSLRSKTQVRENFGGTLEECPMWSFDGSSTLQADGSSSDCLLKPVAIFPDPGRKNSYLVMTEVLNADGSPHESNGRATIEDGDADFWFGFEQEYFLWDPDTDLPPGFPAGGYPAPQGPYYCSVGAKNAFGREVVEEHLDLCLEAGINVEGINGEVAAGQWEFQVFAKGAQRAGDETWVARYLIERVAERYGYAINWRPKPLGDTDWNGSGMHANFSNGAMRDLGDEGVFTKICDEFGKNIERHISVYGAENDQRLTGAHETQSIDQFSYGVSDRGASIRIPIGTVEDGWKGRLEDRRPASNADPYKVAAAIVKTTKEGLA from the coding sequence ATGAAGACAAAGTTGGAGTACATCTGGCTGGACGGCTACAAGCCGACCCAAAGCCTGCGCAGCAAGACGCAGGTCCGGGAAAATTTTGGTGGCACACTCGAAGAATGCCCGATGTGGTCCTTCGATGGCAGCTCGACCTTGCAGGCCGACGGCAGCTCTTCGGATTGCCTGCTCAAGCCGGTCGCCATCTTCCCGGATCCGGGCCGCAAGAATTCCTATCTCGTGATGACCGAAGTTCTGAACGCGGATGGCTCGCCCCATGAGTCCAACGGCCGCGCGACGATCGAAGACGGCGACGCCGACTTCTGGTTCGGTTTCGAGCAGGAATATTTCCTTTGGGATCCCGACACGGATCTGCCTCCGGGCTTCCCGGCGGGCGGCTATCCCGCCCCTCAGGGCCCTTACTATTGCTCCGTTGGCGCTAAAAATGCCTTCGGTCGCGAAGTCGTCGAGGAGCATCTCGATCTCTGCCTCGAAGCCGGCATCAATGTCGAAGGCATCAACGGCGAAGTGGCCGCAGGCCAGTGGGAATTTCAGGTATTTGCCAAGGGCGCCCAGCGTGCCGGCGACGAGACTTGGGTCGCTCGCTATCTGATCGAACGTGTTGCCGAGCGTTATGGCTATGCGATCAACTGGCGTCCGAAACCTCTGGGCGACACGGATTGGAATGGTTCGGGCATGCACGCGAACTTCTCCAATGGTGCGATGCGTGATCTGGGTGATGAAGGAGTCTTCACCAAGATTTGTGACGAGTTCGGCAAGAACATCGAGCGTCATATCTCGGTGTACGGCGCCGAGAATGACCAGCGCCTCACGGGTGCTCACGAGACGCAGTCCATCGACCAGTTCAGCTATGGCGTGTCGGACCGTGGTGCCTCGATCCGTATTCCGATCGGTACGGTCGAAGACGGATGGAAGGGTCGGTTGGAAGACCGTCGTCCGGCGTCCAACGCGGATCCCTACAAGGTGGCTGCAGCCATCGTGAAGACGACGAAAGAAGGCCTCGCCTGA
- a CDS encoding gamma-glutamylcyclotransferase: MRLFVYGSLMQGQSAAWRLAEARRIGPARTVDGFALFDLGEFPGMQRAAQGTVYGEIYEIPAELLPALDAYEDYPTLFSREAIGLLDQGQALAYLFRGKTTPDERLGDGRWGPA, from the coding sequence ATGCGCCTTTTCGTTTACGGATCCTTGATGCAGGGACAATCAGCGGCCTGGCGTTTGGCCGAGGCCCGACGAATCGGGCCGGCCCGAACTGTCGACGGCTTTGCCCTTTTCGATCTGGGAGAATTTCCGGGCATGCAGAGGGCCGCGCAAGGTACGGTGTACGGCGAAATCTACGAGATCCCGGCGGAACTCCTACCGGCACTCGACGCTTACGAAGACTATCCGACCCTCTTTTCCCGCGAAGCTATCGGCCTGCTCGATCAGGGTCAGGCGCTCGCCTATTTGTTCCGGGGAAAGACGACACCCGACGAACGCCTTGGCGATGGCCGCTGGGGTCCCGCCTGA
- a CDS encoding serine/threonine-protein kinase, producing the protein MKFPQPTKDDVQTVYREETDKPLPEKLNPQTRYAFFSTVARGGKSIIQSCRDLHLGRVICHKSLRKELWDDQIEQQRLLREARVTATLQHPNTIPVYELGRDNRGGIYFTMKLVHGYTLREVFAYRDRYDLVQLVEVLIQVGQALDYAHNHGVVHRDIKPENILVGPFGEVLLLDWGLAKVWGREDISEEPPDEPESLMDPPDSSLTGQGALQGTVAYMSPEQIRRDRGIDARTDVYSLGAVLYELISGELPSPGDTVGEVIRSVGEVEVTPPSERSSRNIPKQLEAICMTCLQKNPADRHRSMADLVRLLQGGWTA; encoded by the coding sequence ATGAAATTCCCGCAGCCGACAAAGGACGATGTGCAGACGGTCTATCGCGAAGAGACCGACAAGCCCCTGCCGGAGAAGCTCAACCCGCAGACGCGCTATGCATTTTTCTCGACGGTCGCCCGTGGGGGGAAATCGATTATTCAGTCCTGTCGGGATCTGCACCTCGGGCGCGTGATCTGTCATAAATCGCTGCGGAAGGAATTGTGGGACGACCAGATCGAGCAACAACGGCTGCTCCGCGAAGCGCGCGTCACGGCGACGCTGCAGCACCCCAATACCATCCCCGTCTACGAACTGGGCCGGGACAATCGCGGCGGGATCTACTTCACCATGAAGCTGGTGCACGGCTACACCCTGCGCGAAGTTTTTGCCTACCGTGATCGCTATGACCTGGTCCAACTCGTCGAGGTTCTCATTCAGGTCGGACAAGCTCTGGACTACGCCCACAATCATGGCGTTGTTCATCGCGACATCAAGCCGGAGAATATTCTGGTCGGACCTTTCGGGGAAGTCCTGCTGCTGGACTGGGGCCTCGCGAAGGTCTGGGGGCGCGAGGATATCTCCGAGGAGCCGCCCGACGAACCCGAGAGCCTGATGGACCCACCCGATAGCTCGCTGACCGGACAGGGCGCTCTGCAGGGCACGGTTGCTTATATGTCCCCGGAGCAGATTCGCCGGGACCGTGGAATCGATGCCCGGACGGACGTCTACAGCCTGGGCGCGGTGCTCTATGAGCTGATCTCGGGGGAACTCCCGTCGCCCGGCGATACGGTCGGAGAGGTGATCCGGAGTGTCGGCGAAGTCGAGGTAACGCCCCCGTCCGAGCGGTCCAGTCGCAACATCCCGAAACAACTCGAAGCCATCTGCATGACCTGCTTGCAAAAGAACCCCGCGGATCGCCACCGCAGCATGGCTGATTTGGTGCGCCTGCTCCAGGGCGGCTGGACTGCCTGA
- a CDS encoding cytochrome P450, translating into MSAVDLSNPEAFVAGVPHEHFRQLRENDPVHWQPECPLPGVPQGAGYWTLTRYEDVAFVSKNADIFSSETGTSIMSDMHPRDRANMQQQMINMDPPSHTELRKLMSPHFKPRTVAQTEEHTRKIVHDTLGKLVGETEIDFVDGFSAPISLRALTAFLGVPDKDSGKFYRWTNNLIGSSDPGVSNNFWARFSVLELFFYAARLARKKRRHPTDDIWSSLVNGNLRDQPLSRLKLGMNFFLLLIAGNETTRNALSGGMQALCEHPEQRELLQNDLSLLPGAIEEMLRFSTPVMQFRRTAMQDTKIGDQEIRRGDKVVMYYGAANRDPEIFPDPDRFDITRDSQHLAFGTGTHFCAGSHMARLEMRVALEELLTRYPSLQLAGPVERLRSNFINGIKRMPVALNAARTH; encoded by the coding sequence GTGTCTGCTGTTGATCTCTCGAACCCGGAGGCCTTTGTCGCCGGCGTCCCGCACGAACACTTCCGCCAATTGCGCGAAAATGACCCCGTGCATTGGCAACCGGAATGCCCTCTCCCCGGAGTGCCGCAGGGTGCGGGCTACTGGACGTTGACCCGCTACGAAGACGTCGCGTTTGTTTCCAAAAACGCCGATATCTTCTCGTCCGAGACCGGCACCAGCATCATGTCGGATATGCACCCGCGCGACCGGGCCAATATGCAGCAGCAGATGATCAATATGGACCCGCCCTCGCATACCGAATTGCGCAAGTTGATGAGCCCGCATTTCAAGCCGCGCACGGTCGCCCAAACCGAGGAACATACCCGTAAGATCGTCCACGACACGCTCGGCAAGTTGGTCGGAGAAACCGAAATCGATTTCGTGGACGGTTTCTCAGCGCCGATCTCGCTACGAGCCCTGACGGCCTTTCTGGGCGTCCCCGACAAGGACTCGGGTAAATTCTATCGCTGGACCAACAACCTGATCGGATCTTCCGACCCCGGCGTGAGCAATAACTTCTGGGCGCGATTCTCGGTGCTGGAGCTTTTTTTCTATGCTGCCCGCCTCGCCCGCAAAAAACGTCGCCACCCGACCGACGATATCTGGTCGAGTCTGGTCAACGGTAACCTGCGCGACCAGCCGCTCAGCCGACTCAAGCTGGGCATGAACTTCTTCCTGCTGTTGATCGCCGGCAACGAGACCACCCGCAATGCCCTCAGCGGCGGCATGCAGGCCCTCTGCGAGCACCCCGAACAACGCGAACTGCTGCAAAACGACCTCTCGCTCCTGCCCGGCGCAATCGAGGAGATGCTGCGCTTCTCGACCCCCGTCATGCAGTTCCGGCGCACCGCGATGCAGGACACCAAGATCGGCGATCAGGAAATCCGCCGCGGCGACAAGGTCGTGATGTACTACGGCGCGGCCAACCGCGATCCCGAGATCTTCCCCGACCCCGACCGTTTCGACATCACCCGCGACAGCCAGCATCTGGCCTTCGGTACCGGCACGCATTTCTGCGCCGGCAGTCATATGGCACGACTCGAGATGCGTGTTGCCCTCGAAGAACTGCTGACCCGTTACCCGAGTCTGCAGCTTGCGGGTCCGGTCGAGCGCCTGCGCTCGAACTTCATCAACGGCATCAAGCGGATGCCCGTGGCCCTGAACGCGGCCCGTACCCACTGA